Proteins from one Hemiscyllium ocellatum isolate sHemOce1 chromosome 6, sHemOce1.pat.X.cur, whole genome shotgun sequence genomic window:
- the rfxap gene encoding regulatory factor X-associated protein, translating into MSEGQSERDRGSQGAVATSTTTTTPTAGVSPHSACPLEVTTVAMDAALFESSQAGGAEEAVRAPDTTENSRQANGEEEDEEEGEDEDDEEEEEEEEEEEELEELEDEEEDDEDEEEEDEEEEESGHSETVIRKCVYQDCTETTNLVAKPRKPWMCKKHRNKTYKDKYKKKKSVQAMDDTDERPTSATKQRLRCMIVHQTSRKASLLEQVLNQKRLSLLRSPEVVQFLQQQQRLLSNQALAQRQQFPESPM; encoded by the exons ATGAGTGAGGGGCAAAGCGAGCGCGATCGGGGCAGCCAGGGTGCTGTTGCcaccagcaccaccaccaccacgccGACGGCGGGCGTATCCCCTCACAGCGCCTGCCCCCTGGAGGTGACCACGGTGGCTATGGACGCGGCTCTCTTCGAAAGTAGTCAGGCAGGAGGAGCAGAGGAAGCCGTGCGGGCTCCTGATACTACAGAGAACTCCAGGCAGGCTAAcggggaggaggaggatgaggaagAAGGAGAAGACGAGGAcgatgaagaggaggaggaggaggaagaagaagaagagGAGTTGGAGGAGTTAGAAGATGAAGAGGAAGATGACGAAGATGAGGAGGAAGAGGATGAAGAGGAGGAAGAAAGCGGCCACAGCGAGACGGTGATCAGGAAATGTGTGTACCAGGATTGTACCGAAACCACCAACCTGGTGGCTAAACCTAGGAAGCCTTGGATGTGCAAAAAGCACCGCAACAAAACTTACAAGGACAAATACAAGAAGAAGAAGAGCGTTCAGGCTATG GATGATACAGATGAAAGACCTACATCTGCCACCAAACAACGTTTGAGATGTATGATAGTGCATCAAACGAGTCGTAAAGCAAGCCTCCTTGAGCAAGTTTTAAATCAAAAGAGATTG TCATTATTGAGAAGTCCAGAAGTTGTCCAGTTTCTACAACAGCAGCAACGATTGCTGAGCAACCAGGCCCTTGCTCAAAGGCAGCAGTTTCCAGAATCACCAATGTGA